ACACTCTCCACGTTCCTAACCCCAGGCGATCGCATCGTATCGACCCGCGACACCTACGGCGGCACAAATAAGCTCTTCCTTGAATTTCTTCCGCGTCAAGGAGTCGAGGTGGAGCTCTGCCCCACCGAGGACACCGCTGTGGAGACTGCCCTCACTAAAGGGTGCCAAGTCCTGTATTTGGAAACTCCAACTAATCCAACGCTTAAGGTGCTGGATTTAGCGCGTCTCCTCAAGGCGGGCCAGAAAGCTGGTGCTCTGACCATCGTGGATAACACCTTTGCCACGCCGATTAACCAACAACCACTCGAGCTAGGCGCTGACCTTGTCGTCCACAGCGCTACCAAGTACCTCGGTGGGCACGCTGACGCACTTGGAGGAGCCGTGTGCGGGGCGAAAGATTTAGTTTCACGCATCTACCACTATCGTGAAATTACTGGTGCTGCCCTCGACCCTACCGCCGCTTATCTGTTGCTTCGGGGAATAAAGACGTTGCACCTCCGTATCGAGCGGCAGACTGAATCGGCAATGGTGATTGCGCGGCATCTCTCATCCAACCCGGCGATTGCAATAGTCCACTACCCAGGACTTGAAGAAGACCCCGGACACCTAGTAGCAAAACGCCAAATGCGAGGATTCGGCGGCATTGTGAGCTTTGAGTTGGTCGGGGGCACTAACGCAATGCGCCAATTCCTACCCCGTCTTCGATATGCTCATCGGGCCGCTAACCTCGGATCAGTCGAGACCGTTGCCGGTCCTCCATCTGCAACTAGCCATGTGGAATTGACGCCGGAAGAACGATTGGCTGCAGGTATTCCGGAGGGGTTGGTTCGTTATTCAGTTGGCATCGAAGACCCGACGGACCTCATGGCAGATCTTGACCAAGCGCTCGCACCGTAAGGTCCTGCGTACCTAACTGAAAACGAAAGACTGCCACTGAAACCGCCATTTCAAACTCATCCACAAAATGCATGAAGATCGGGATCACCAATCCATTGAGCGCATCAATCCCAGTGTAATCGCCAAAAAACACCGTAGGATTAGAGGTGAATGGAGCGAGATCAATCGGGTAGTTGACGAACGTCCGTCCCCCATCTACGCTGCGAGCAAGAGTCAATTGAGTCAGTGTTCCGTCTAGGGTCCGTCGATCGTAAAACACAACATTCACCGAACCATCAAATGAATCGACGGCCATCCAAGTAAACATCTGTGCTGCGCCGTTCCCCATTGTGTCGTCATTCACACGCACCGGATTCGTCCACGACACGCCACCATCGGACGACGAAATCAGGAACACGTCAGGGTCACCATGTCGTTCATCGATCCAATTGACATACAGGGTGCCTCGGGACGGGCCCTCACTGTGATCCACGCCGGTCACTGGCATCCCGTTGTGCCGGGCCAAACCTTCCACCTCAATATCCCACCCACCCGGTGTCTCTTGAATGATCAGGTCATCACCCCAAGTCCAGCCGCCGTCGTCAGACCGATCAAAGAAAAGATGGGCGGCCCCACCCCACACTAGAAAGACCTCACCATTAATTCCAACAGCGGGCACAGCCCCTTCAAGAGTGTCATCACTATCGAGGGCATCACCGCCGATATCCGAAACTCTTACGGGAGCTGTGAACGAACGGCCTCGATCGAGAGAATGGCTAACAAAGATGTGTGAGCGGTCACCTGGATCGCGGCTGCCGTAAACGTCGAAACGGGTCCAAGCAAGGTAAACAGTGTCACGGTGTCTGGATTCTCGACCGCGATCGACGATCAGGTATGGCTTGTCCTCAAACGGCGTGATCGAATTTCTGTGCTCAAGAACCGGCACTGGATCGGACCAGGACACTCCACTATCGCTGGAAGTCGTCACAAAAATACCGTTGGTCGGCGTTTCAGGGCGTTTCTCGCGGAGCCCACTGAACGAAATGTAAGAATGATGCGCCGTGCCGTCAGCGGCTATCACAATCGCATCGTCCCCCTGCGTGCGCGCCTCATGATTACGGACAGGATGCGTTCGCCAAGTTACACCACCATTATTGCTTACATATTCGAAATTCGTTGAGCGCCCAGTCTCAGGGTCAGCTGCTCTGGAGACGGCAATAATCGTGTCGGGATCAAGCGGATTGATAGCTATGGATACCTCATTAGGGTTTCGGGCATTGAGTTCGGATACCCGTATTACCTGATGGGTCTGGGCTATCACCTCGGCCCCGCACAGTAGAAGTCCAATTCCGCAGCTAACGCCAATTTGGCCCATCCTGCCCCCAATTCGCGAACTAATTGATCTTATGCGTTTCCTACTGATCGAACCAGCCGAACAACGAACAACCAGTTACGCTATAATCCAACTCCTTTCTGCCCTGTTTGGTGGCCGTGCTGGCCGCTATTGGAGGTCCTGATGGTTCGTCGAACCGCAAGTCAATTGTTCGCCGCTATCGTCCTGCTCGTCCTGCCATTTACGGTCGTCGAGACCCTGGCCGACACAGCGAGGCTTGAAGTGCCTACCTACGCACTCGTTAACGCCCGCATCGTGCCGGTAAGTGCGCGACCGATCCAATCTGGGACGCTTTTACTTCGTGATGGCAAGATCGCTGCGATTGGGCAAAGTGTGGACCCTCCGCCCGATGCCATTGTAATAGACGCCAGCGGTTGGACCCTCTACCCGGGCTTTATCGACGCTCACTCAGCACTCGGGATGCCAGTTCCACCAGTCCTACCGCAGAACAACGCTGAGCGCGCAAGAATCATCCAGGCTCGTCGGCGCGCCGGTGGGGTGACACCGGGCCTAACGCCGCAACTAACCGCGCTCTCGGTCTACGAGCCTGATCAAGTCGCCCTGCACGAAGCGAGAAACACAGGTATCACGACTGCTGCCATCGCCCCGCCCTTCGGGGTCTTTAAGGGACAAAGCGCCATCATCACGTTGCGCGAAGGTCCATTAACCGATCAGGTCGTTCGTGGCAATTGGGCTCAGCACTTGGGATTCCAACGTCTGCGGGGGGAATATCCGGGCACTCTCATGGGAGTTATGGCGTCGGTTCGGCAACACTATCTTGACGCAGACTGGTATGGTAATGCCTGGAATCGTTACCGTAGTCAACCGATAACGACCGACCGCCCAAGCTATAACGACACCCTTCAATCGCTGCAATCTTCGGTCGCCAGCGCACAGCCAGTTGTCTTCACCGCCTGGACCGAAAATGAAATTTTACGTGCGCTGAGGCTAGCTGACGAACTCAGCCTCAACGTAATCATCAGTGGCGCAGTCGAAGGCTGGCGTGTCACCGACGCACTGAAGGCAGCCGACCGGCCAGTCTTAGTATCGCTTGACCTCAGACCCCGCCAAGGTCCGGTTGGATTTGGTGGTGGCACGGGGACTGACCCGATCGAAAATCCAACTTCTGAGGACCTCGATGACGCCAAGGCAAACGCAGGCCGGCTCTACTCCGCTGGAGTAACGGTGGCCTTCACAGCCGCTGGATTGGATCACTCGGCAAATTATCTCGAGAACTTCCGCACCGCTGTCGATGCTGGGATGTCTCAAGATGGAGCGCTCCGGGCACTGACAATTACACCCGCCGAAATCCTAGGCGTAGACGGGACATTGGGTTCTCTTGACGTTGGCAAAGCTGCTAACGTTGTCGCCATCGAAGGCGACCTCTTCGACGAACACGCTCGTGTCGCAGCAGTCTGGGTCGATGGCACACGGTACGACGGTGACCTGGAGATGGAGACTCATCAAAACTCCGACTCCAATGACGACGAAACTGGGAATGCTGTAGAAGACATAAGGAGCCGTGCCGAAATTGAGCGACGTGCCCCAATCGGACCACTCGGAGGTGAAGTCCCAGTGACAGCGGTGCGCCACGGAACAATCCTAACCGCTGTGAACGACACCATCTCCCGCGGCACGGTCCTGATTGAAGACGGCAAGATAACCGCTGTCGGTCCCGATGCCCAGGTCTCAGTACCTGATGGAGCCAGAGAGATTGATGCAACCGGCATGTGGGTCACTCCAGGTCTTCTTGATGCGCATTCGCACATGTCGATCGAGGGGGGCGGCAACGAAGGAGCGGACTCCGTCACCCCTGAAGTTCGCATCATCGACGTAATCAATCATCGAGACGAGTCGATCTTTCGGGCGCTGGCAGGTGGCGTCACTACAATCAACGTCCTGCATGGCTCGGCAAATGTTGTTGGCGGTCAGAACGCCATTCTGAAGTTGCGGTGGGGTAAATCAGCTGATGAACTGCTGTTTGACAACGTGACCAGAGGCGTAAAATTCGCTCTTGGCGAGAACCCGAAGCGATCACGGACATCCACTCCCGGCGTCGATCGAAGATACCCTGGCACTAGGATGGGCGTGGAGTTCATGCTTCGGAGAAGCTTTGCGGATGCACGCGAATATCAGGCCGAATGGGATGAGTATGAGGCAGCCCGATCGCGCGGTACTGACGTCCTCGCCCCGCGGCGGGACCTCAGGCTCGAAGCGCTTTCGGACATTATGGCAGGGAAGATTCTCGTGCACGCACATTCCTATCGTGCTGATGAAATCTTGATGCTATTGCGAGTCGCGGAGGACTTCGGTTTTCAGATTGCCTCTCTCCAGCATGTGCTCGAAGGCTATAAAGTCGCCGATGAAATCGCGACTCATGGTGCCGGCGCCTCTACATTTACTGACTTCTGGGGCTACAAGATGGAGGCATGGGACGCCATTCCCTACAACATGTCCATCATGTATGAACGGGGTGTAACCGTGTCGGTTAACTCCGACTCCGACGAGCGTGTACGTCGGATGTATGTAGAGGCCGCGAAGGCCGTCAAATATGGTGGTGTTCCGGAGCAAGAAGCGCTCAAGATGATCACCCTTAACGCCGCTAACCACTTTGGGATCGACGACCGGGTCGGCTCAATCGAGGTTGGTAAAGATGGCGATCTTGCCATTTTTACGGCCCACCCGTTCTCAGGAAACACCCGCGTCCAGTACACGATCATCGATGGTCAGGTCTACTTCGACCGCGACCAAGTAGAAACTACTGAGGATGCGCTGGCGGAGTTAGGACTCGACACGGCCGAGATCGGCGGTGAGGGCGACATCCAACAGAATGTTGAGGACACGAATGATCGAATCGCTGAATGGACGCCGCCAACGCTTCCGCCAGCGGTACGTGCTGAACTGATGCCTGCCAGTTACGGAGACGTGGCCGAACCGATGCTGACAGCCGATACGATTCCGATCGCCATCGTCGGTGGACGGATCCTCACAATGACGGGTGCACCAATTGAGCGCGGGACCATCGTTGTCCAAGGTGGCCGGATTACGGCGGTAGGTGAGGAAGTGCGGGTCCCAGACAACGCGCAAGTCATCGACGCCACGGGCATGACGGTGACACCAGGCATGATTAACGCTGGCACTGTGATTGGGCTTTCCGAGATCGGCTCGATCGCGGCGACGAATGATACGTCGGAGATTGAGGAGATCAACAGTCATATCAAAGCCTCGGTGGCGATTCACCCTGATTCCGAGATGATTCCGATAGCCCGCGCCAACGGTGTGACAACGGCGATCGCAGCCCCACAGGGTGGCCTCATCCAAGGTCAGAGCGCGCTCATCGACATGGCTGGCTGGACATCGCCTGAGGTCGTTGCCCGTAGCCCACTCGCCATGCACATCGATTTCCCCGAGCGAGAAGGGGGCGGTGGCGGACCTGGTGGTGGCGGACCCAGCGGTGGAGAACAGAACCAAGAACGGGTCGACGCACAACTGAAGACGCTCGCTGACTGGATGCACCGAGCCCGTGCTCATGCCACCGCACTCGCGGCCGGAACAGTCAAGCCAACTGAGCAGACCTACACGCTTGACGCACTCGTCCCGGTCGTTTTGGCTGAGCTCCCCGTTGTCCTTGATGTGTCGAGCAAGGAAGGAATACTAGGAGCGCTCGCCTTCGCAGAGAGTTTCCAACTCAAAGCAATTATCGCTAGCACCAGAGATGTGTGGAAGGTGATAGACGAAATTGCCGAAGCAGGCGTTTCGGTAATTCTTGGGCCGATTCAGGCACAACCAGCCGATGGCGACCCCTATGATGCGGTCTTTGTTGCAGCGAAGCTCCTGCACGAGTCCGGCGTGTCGTTCGCATTTCGGACTGGCGGTGCTAGCGCAGCTCGGAATCTCCCCGACCATGCCGCGCTCAGCGTCGCCTTTGGCCTACCGAGGGACGTCGCTTGGCACGCACTAACCCGGGGTGCTGCAGACCTTCTTGGCGTAGGAGACCTGTATGGGTCAGTTGAGGAAGGCATGATTGCGAATCTCGTGGTGTCCGAAGGTGACCTGCTCGATATACCGGCGCAGGTGAAGCATGTCCTGATTCGTGGACAAGAGGTCAGTTTAGGCACGCACCATACGCGCCTGTGGGAACAGTACAGTGCAAGACCGCGGCCGAGATAGCGGCGTGTCTTTGAACCGTCAAACGCTACCTATCACCAGACTTCTCTTGGGATCCCCTGGGGCGCTCTGCGACCACGGTAAGGGCGAGCAAGTAAGGACAGGTGTGCCATGCAACTATTCCGAATTGTAACTATCTGCCTACTCGTCCTTTTGGGACTCCCAAAGGCCCCAGCCGAAGCGCAGGAGGCACGTCGACGGTGGGAACGAATGAATCAGATTCGGACGGAGAAGTTCGACCAAATACTGCCCGAGGCCATGCGTGAAAATGGTATCGACATGTGGATCACCATGATCCGCGAGGCAAACTACGGCACACTCTACCTTGACTTCGGACAAGGATACACGGGCAATACCGGTTATTACATCTTTACCGATCGAGGTGGTGACCGTATCGAGCGTGCCGCACTTGGTATTAATGGCTACCGCATCCGCGAGTCTGGCGCGTACGACCTGTTTCAACCAGCCGAAGACCTAGCAGACTTTGTTCGAGAACGTGACCCTCGGCGTATTGGCATCAACACTTCGCGGACAATCGGTCCAGTCGATAACCTAACCTATACCGGCCATCAGCAACTTGTTGAAACACTTGGAGAACCCTACGCGTCACGATTGGTCTCAGGCGAAAAGCTCGTCTCGGATTTCCGATCGCGCCGAACGACGACCGAAATCGCGGCGTTCGCAGAAGCTGGTGAGATTTCCCGTGAAATTGCCGAACGAGCCTTCTCAAATGAAGTGATTACACCCGACGTTACTATGTTGGAGGACGTCGCCTGGTGGATGATGGACCAACTGCTCGCTCGTGGTCTCGACACCTCATTTGGCATGCCATCGGTGTACATCACCGGCCCAGACGGCATCGAGTCGACCTCAAATGATCGAATCATCCGCAGGGGTGACCTACTAATGATCGATTGGGGCATCGGCTTCCTGAACATGTATACCGACATGAAGCGGATCGCTTACGTGCTGAGACCGGGTGAAGCTGACGCACCTCCAAGCTTCCAGCGGGCATTCGACAAGGGACGTGAAGCCCGGACCATCATCACCAACACTATCCGTTCTGGCATTGCTGCCGCCCAAGCCGAGCAGGAGGTCTACGATGCGTTGACCAACGCTGGATTTGCCCGAATCGGTTTTAATGAACCAACCAGTAACCCAGAGGTCACCGATGTGGTTATCGGCTCTCACTCGGTCGGAAACTCGGGACACGGTATCGGCCCCTCCATCGCCTTCTTTAACCCTGTGCGAATTGAATACACCCTGCGACCAACTAATCTACTCTCGATTGAACTGTTCGCCTATACAGCCGTGCCAGAATGGAACAACAAGAAGGTCAGGATTCCACTCGAGGACGACGCTGTGCTCACAACCCGCGGTATCGAATGGCTGTATCCGGTGAACAATAGAATCTTATTGATTCGTTAGGCTCGGCTTAAACGGTCTGTGTAGGTATTCTTTAGTCTTCCGGTTAGCACCTTCCCTTCAGCCCAGTTCTTGGCTGAACCTGAACATTTCTCCAATTTGGCCAACTGGCTTGCTTCTTGAGTTCAGTTCCTTTACTATACCGTATAGTAAATTAATAGAAAGCTGTCCAGGAGACATGGGCCAATGATTCCATCTACAGAAACAGTGACTAGGACCAAGCCAGGACGGCCGGT
This genomic window from Vicinamibacterales bacterium contains:
- a CDS encoding cystathionine gamma-synthase family protein, which encodes MNNGTPRMGTLAVWAGEDNPTSGAGTQVPIVRSVAFGYHDVTEWEAVGRGQTTGDIYSRNTNPTVRAFEQKIQSLENAEAATSFASGMAAISNTLSTFLTPGDRIVSTRDTYGGTNKLFLEFLPRQGVEVELCPTEDTAVETALTKGCQVLYLETPTNPTLKVLDLARLLKAGQKAGALTIVDNTFATPINQQPLELGADLVVHSATKYLGGHADALGGAVCGAKDLVSRIYHYREITGAALDPTAAYLLLRGIKTLHLRIERQTESAMVIARHLSSNPAIAIVHYPGLEEDPGHLVAKRQMRGFGGIVSFELVGGTNAMRQFLPRLRYAHRAANLGSVETVAGPPSATSHVELTPEERLAAGIPEGLVRYSVGIEDPTDLMADLDQALAP
- a CDS encoding sialidase family protein, which translates into the protein MGQIGVSCGIGLLLCGAEVIAQTHQVIRVSELNARNPNEVSIAINPLDPDTIIAVSRAADPETGRSTNFEYVSNNGGVTWRTHPVRNHEARTQGDDAIVIAADGTAHHSYISFSGLREKRPETPTNGIFVTTSSDSGVSWSDPVPVLEHRNSITPFEDKPYLIVDRGRESRHRDTVYLAWTRFDVYGSRDPGDRSHIFVSHSLDRGRSFTAPVRVSDIGGDALDSDDTLEGAVPAVGINGEVFLVWGGAAHLFFDRSDDGGWTWGDDLIIQETPGGWDIEVEGLARHNGMPVTGVDHSEGPSRGTLYVNWIDERHGDPDVFLISSSDGGVSWTNPVRVNDDTMGNGAAQMFTWMAVDSFDGSVNVVFYDRRTLDGTLTQLTLARSVDGGRTFVNYPIDLAPFTSNPTVFFGDYTGIDALNGLVIPIFMHFVDEFEMAVSVAVFRFQLGTQDLTVRALGQDLP
- a CDS encoding amidohydrolase family protein; amino-acid sequence: MVRRTASQLFAAIVLLVLPFTVVETLADTARLEVPTYALVNARIVPVSARPIQSGTLLLRDGKIAAIGQSVDPPPDAIVIDASGWTLYPGFIDAHSALGMPVPPVLPQNNAERARIIQARRRAGGVTPGLTPQLTALSVYEPDQVALHEARNTGITTAAIAPPFGVFKGQSAIITLREGPLTDQVVRGNWAQHLGFQRLRGEYPGTLMGVMASVRQHYLDADWYGNAWNRYRSQPITTDRPSYNDTLQSLQSSVASAQPVVFTAWTENEILRALRLADELSLNVIISGAVEGWRVTDALKAADRPVLVSLDLRPRQGPVGFGGGTGTDPIENPTSEDLDDAKANAGRLYSAGVTVAFTAAGLDHSANYLENFRTAVDAGMSQDGALRALTITPAEILGVDGTLGSLDVGKAANVVAIEGDLFDEHARVAAVWVDGTRYDGDLEMETHQNSDSNDDETGNAVEDIRSRAEIERRAPIGPLGGEVPVTAVRHGTILTAVNDTISRGTVLIEDGKITAVGPDAQVSVPDGAREIDATGMWVTPGLLDAHSHMSIEGGGNEGADSVTPEVRIIDVINHRDESIFRALAGGVTTINVLHGSANVVGGQNAILKLRWGKSADELLFDNVTRGVKFALGENPKRSRTSTPGVDRRYPGTRMGVEFMLRRSFADAREYQAEWDEYEAARSRGTDVLAPRRDLRLEALSDIMAGKILVHAHSYRADEILMLLRVAEDFGFQIASLQHVLEGYKVADEIATHGAGASTFTDFWGYKMEAWDAIPYNMSIMYERGVTVSVNSDSDERVRRMYVEAAKAVKYGGVPEQEALKMITLNAANHFGIDDRVGSIEVGKDGDLAIFTAHPFSGNTRVQYTIIDGQVYFDRDQVETTEDALAELGLDTAEIGGEGDIQQNVEDTNDRIAEWTPPTLPPAVRAELMPASYGDVAEPMLTADTIPIAIVGGRILTMTGAPIERGTIVVQGGRITAVGEEVRVPDNAQVIDATGMTVTPGMINAGTVIGLSEIGSIAATNDTSEIEEINSHIKASVAIHPDSEMIPIARANGVTTAIAAPQGGLIQGQSALIDMAGWTSPEVVARSPLAMHIDFPEREGGGGGPGGGGPSGGEQNQERVDAQLKTLADWMHRARAHATALAAGTVKPTEQTYTLDALVPVVLAELPVVLDVSSKEGILGALAFAESFQLKAIIASTRDVWKVIDEIAEAGVSVILGPIQAQPADGDPYDAVFVAAKLLHESGVSFAFRTGGASAARNLPDHAALSVAFGLPRDVAWHALTRGAADLLGVGDLYGSVEEGMIANLVVSEGDLLDIPAQVKHVLIRGQEVSLGTHHTRLWEQYSARPRPR
- a CDS encoding M24 family metallopeptidase, which gives rise to MQLFRIVTICLLVLLGLPKAPAEAQEARRRWERMNQIRTEKFDQILPEAMRENGIDMWITMIREANYGTLYLDFGQGYTGNTGYYIFTDRGGDRIERAALGINGYRIRESGAYDLFQPAEDLADFVRERDPRRIGINTSRTIGPVDNLTYTGHQQLVETLGEPYASRLVSGEKLVSDFRSRRTTTEIAAFAEAGEISREIAERAFSNEVITPDVTMLEDVAWWMMDQLLARGLDTSFGMPSVYITGPDGIESTSNDRIIRRGDLLMIDWGIGFLNMYTDMKRIAYVLRPGEADAPPSFQRAFDKGREARTIITNTIRSGIAAAQAEQEVYDALTNAGFARIGFNEPTSNPEVTDVVIGSHSVGNSGHGIGPSIAFFNPVRIEYTLRPTNLLSIELFAYTAVPEWNNKKVRIPLEDDAVLTTRGIEWLYPVNNRILLIR